A region from the Gallaecimonas pentaromativorans genome encodes:
- the pelG gene encoding exopolysaccharide Pel transporter PelG, whose product MAGIGFEIRKILRKNTLLSVFEAYGYAGLIGSGPWVLSILGLMLIGIFSLGYVVPQGLIVQFLTAVTYLMAGSLILTGGSQLMLTRYVSDLFFLKRNDEVLPNLLGSVLVTSIGAGVIAAIVWPFIPAGVEVKVLMASAFVSLSDLWLVVIFLSGMKDYRLILTTMLGGYTLMVLLALALRHWQLEGLLLAFLIGKTVLLFSFLFVIMRRYPGSSLISFGFLQKKHVFYSLFFCGLFYNLGVWADKFIFWFYPTTSEAIFGPLRASPIYDLPIFLAYLSIIPGMAVFLVRMETDFAEQYDRFYNAVREGASLQEIYHLKDEMVRTARTGIYDIFKIQGITVVVLLLWGQNLLELIGIDPNYATLLYIDVVGVGVQVVLLSILNVMFYLDKRHSALVLTGLFMACNASLTYLSILAGPHFYGYGFALATVISSMVGLVVLSRQFQELEYETFMLQR is encoded by the coding sequence ATGGCCGGAATAGGTTTTGAGATCCGCAAAATACTGCGTAAGAACACCTTATTGTCAGTGTTCGAAGCCTACGGCTATGCCGGCCTTATCGGCTCAGGCCCTTGGGTGCTGTCCATCCTTGGGCTGATGCTGATCGGTATCTTCAGCCTGGGTTACGTGGTGCCACAGGGGCTTATTGTGCAGTTTCTGACGGCCGTAACCTACCTGATGGCAGGCTCGCTTATCCTCACCGGCGGCTCCCAGTTGATGCTGACCCGCTATGTGTCAGACTTGTTCTTCCTAAAACGCAACGATGAAGTGCTGCCCAACCTCTTAGGCTCGGTGCTGGTAACCAGCATCGGCGCGGGGGTGATCGCCGCCATCGTCTGGCCTTTCATTCCGGCCGGTGTCGAGGTCAAGGTGCTGATGGCCAGCGCCTTTGTCAGCCTCAGCGACCTGTGGCTGGTGGTGATTTTCCTGTCGGGGATGAAGGACTACCGGCTTATTCTCACCACCATGCTTGGCGGTTATACCCTGATGGTGCTGCTGGCCCTGGCGCTGCGCCACTGGCAGCTCGAAGGGCTGCTGCTGGCGTTTTTGATTGGCAAGACGGTGCTGCTGTTTAGCTTCTTGTTTGTGATCATGCGCCGCTACCCAGGCAGCAGCTTGATTTCATTTGGCTTCTTGCAGAAGAAGCACGTTTTTTACAGCCTTTTTTTCTGCGGGCTCTTCTATAACCTGGGGGTTTGGGCCGACAAGTTCATCTTCTGGTTTTACCCCACCACCTCGGAAGCCATTTTTGGACCGCTTAGGGCCAGCCCTATCTACGACTTGCCCATCTTCCTGGCCTATCTTTCCATCATCCCGGGCATGGCGGTGTTTTTGGTGCGCATGGAAACCGACTTTGCCGAGCAGTACGACCGCTTCTATAACGCCGTACGCGAAGGGGCCTCCTTGCAGGAAATTTATCACCTTAAGGACGAGATGGTCCGTACCGCCCGTACCGGCATCTACGACATCTTCAAGATCCAGGGCATTACCGTGGTGGTGCTGCTGCTGTGGGGCCAAAACCTACTGGAGCTGATTGGCATCGACCCCAACTACGCCACGCTGCTCTACATCGACGTAGTAGGAGTTGGAGTGCAGGTGGTGCTGCTATCCATTCTCAACGTGATGTTCTACTTGGATAAAAGGCACAGCGCCTTGGTACTGACCGGGCTGTTTATGGCCTGTAACGCCAGCCTGACCTACCTGTCGATATTGGCCGGGCCGCACTTTTACGGTTACGGCTTCGCCTTGGCGACGGTGATCAGTTCCATGGTGGGCTTGGTGGTGTTGTCTCGCCAGTTCCAGGAACTGGAATACGAGACCTTCATGTTGCAGCGCTGA
- a CDS encoding YigZ family protein: MSYPIPAAGASAEELVKKSRFITLLAHTTGLDEAKAFWQQCREQHPGARHWCFAAVAGHPTDGQQYAMSDDGEPASTAGKPMLAQLLGSGVGEISAVVVRYYGGVKLGTGGLVKAYGGGVGAALKLLPTRLYVPQAKLVAELDYALQSQLDWLLGQFDGRCIDTQFGEKLNCTLTVPLTSAEAFGAELKRLNIRFSAAT, translated from the coding sequence ATGTCCTATCCCATCCCCGCTGCTGGCGCTTCGGCCGAAGAGCTGGTCAAAAAAAGCCGCTTTATCACCCTGCTGGCCCACACCACCGGGCTGGATGAGGCCAAGGCCTTTTGGCAGCAGTGCCGCGAGCAGCACCCCGGCGCCCGCCATTGGTGCTTTGCGGCCGTGGCCGGCCACCCCACAGATGGCCAGCAATATGCCATGAGCGATGACGGCGAGCCGGCCAGCACCGCCGGTAAACCGATGCTGGCGCAGCTACTGGGCAGCGGCGTCGGGGAGATCAGTGCGGTGGTAGTGCGTTACTACGGTGGGGTAAAGCTTGGCACCGGTGGCCTGGTCAAAGCCTATGGCGGCGGCGTGGGGGCGGCTTTGAAGCTGTTGCCAACCCGGCTCTATGTACCCCAGGCAAAGCTGGTGGCAGAGCTTGATTACGCGCTGCAAAGCCAGCTTGACTGGTTGCTGGGCCAGTTTGATGGCCGCTGCATCGACACCCAGTTTGGTGAAAAGCTCAACTGCACCCTCACCGTGCCTCTTACCAGCGCCGAGGCCTTCGGCGCTGAACTCAAGCGTTTGAATATTCGCTTCAGCGCTGCAACATGA
- the pepQ gene encoding Xaa-Pro dipeptidase: MEHLARLYPDHINELQKRTRAALERSGFEALAIHGGQQLGIFLDDNQYPFKVNPHFKQWLPVIDNPHCWVIVNGVDKPKLLFFRPVDFWHKVADVPSAYWAEAFEIVLIDSPEAAAKALPQNKGRVAYLGEHLDYAKSLGFSDCNPGPVLNYLHYHRAYKTEWEQACMRKANAIAVKGHLAAKAAFLAGASEFAINQAYLSATEQGENDLPYGNIVALNRNGAILHYMHFDRQAKGDSRSFLIDAGASFNGFAADITRTYAREDNAFAELIAAVTELEKSLVAGLKPGLKYAELHHQCHLGIAGILKDFGLIRCDAETSLATGINRAFFPHGLGHHLGLQVHDVGGFMANDYGDREPAPAKHPFLRTTRTVEAGNVLTIEPGLYFIDSLLEEVQAGAHSELVNWEKVESFKPFGGIRIEDDVIVHSDGVENMTRKLGLA, encoded by the coding sequence ATGGAACATCTGGCACGCCTTTACCCTGACCATATCAACGAGTTGCAAAAGCGCACCCGGGCCGCCCTTGAGCGCAGTGGCTTCGAGGCGCTGGCCATTCACGGTGGCCAGCAACTGGGCATTTTCCTGGATGACAACCAATACCCGTTTAAGGTCAATCCCCACTTCAAGCAGTGGCTGCCGGTCATCGATAATCCCCATTGCTGGGTGATCGTCAACGGCGTCGACAAGCCCAAGTTGCTGTTCTTCCGCCCGGTGGATTTTTGGCACAAGGTGGCCGATGTGCCCAGCGCATACTGGGCCGAAGCCTTTGAAATCGTGCTGATTGACTCCCCCGAAGCGGCCGCCAAGGCCCTGCCGCAGAACAAGGGCCGGGTCGCCTATCTTGGCGAGCACCTCGACTACGCCAAGAGCCTCGGCTTTAGCGACTGCAATCCCGGGCCAGTGCTTAACTACCTGCACTACCACCGCGCCTACAAGACCGAGTGGGAACAGGCCTGTATGCGCAAGGCCAACGCCATTGCCGTGAAGGGTCACCTGGCAGCCAAGGCGGCGTTTTTGGCCGGGGCCAGCGAATTTGCTATCAACCAGGCTTACCTGAGTGCCACCGAGCAGGGCGAAAATGACCTGCCCTACGGCAACATCGTGGCGCTGAACCGCAACGGTGCCATCCTTCACTACATGCATTTTGACCGCCAGGCCAAGGGCGACAGCCGCAGCTTTCTCATCGACGCCGGTGCCAGCTTCAACGGCTTTGCCGCCGACATCACCCGCACCTACGCCCGTGAAGACAACGCCTTTGCCGAGCTTATCGCCGCGGTGACCGAACTGGAGAAATCCCTGGTGGCTGGCCTCAAACCGGGCCTCAAATACGCCGAGCTGCACCACCAGTGCCACCTGGGCATTGCCGGTATCCTCAAGGACTTTGGCCTTATCCGCTGCGACGCCGAAACCTCCCTTGCCACCGGCATCAACCGCGCCTTCTTCCCCCACGGCCTTGGCCACCATCTGGGCCTGCAGGTGCACGATGTGGGCGGCTTTATGGCCAACGATTATGGCGACCGCGAACCGGCGCCGGCTAAGCATCCCTTTTTGCGCACCACCCGCACTGTTGAAGCCGGTAACGTGCTGACCATCGAGCCGGGCCTGTACTTTATCGACAGCCTGCTCGAAGAGGTGCAAGCCGGTGCTCACAGCGAGTTGGTGAACTGGGAAAAGGTAGAAAGCTTCAAACCTTTTGGCGGTATCCGCATCGAAGACGACGTTATTGTCCACAGCGACGGCGTTGAAAACATGACCCGCAAGCTGGGCCTGGCCTGA
- the fadB gene encoding fatty acid oxidation complex subunit alpha FadB: MLYQGENLKVALESDGIAVLTFDAPGSVNKFDRQTLSELDAALDAISASQGVKALVLASGKDTFIVGADITEFLETFKLPEPELLAWVQKANAIFSKLEDLPFPTVSAVNGFALGGGCECILATDIRVADATAKIGLPEVKLGLIPGFGGTVRLPRVIGADNAMELITTGKDNRADAALKVGLVDAVVAPEKLFEAALTMASSAIAGKLDWQARRADKQSALKLDKLEAGMSFATATAMVAAQAGKHYPAPMTAVKGIEAAARMGRDEALAIEHQGFIKLAKTDVATALIGIFLNDQLIKGKAKKAGKAAHAIDKAAVLGAGIMGGGIAYQSASTGTPIIMKDINDKALHLGLSEASKLLNKQLERGKINGAKMAGVLNNIVPSLSYDSVKDVNIVVEAVVENPKVKASVLAEVEGVVGEDAIITSNTSTISINQLAQSLKKPERFCGMHFFNPVHRMPLVEVIRGEHTSDETVATVVAYAAKMGKSPIVVNDCPGFFVNRVLFPYFQGFSLLVRDGADFQAVDKVMEKQFGWPMGPAYLLDVVGIDTGHHAQAVMAEGFPTRMSKTDKDAIDVMFENQRFGQKNGKGFYVYTEDKRGKPKKEATAESYELLKAVVKAQGEFSPDEIINRTMLPMIIETVRCLEEGIINSPAEADMGLVYGLGFPPFRGGVFRYIDTVGLDKIVAIADQYAHLGELYQVTDTMREMAASGKTYYGQ, translated from the coding sequence ATGCTTTACCAAGGTGAAAACCTCAAGGTGGCGCTGGAGTCTGACGGCATCGCCGTTCTGACTTTTGACGCCCCAGGTTCCGTTAACAAATTTGACCGCCAGACCCTGTCCGAACTGGACGCCGCCCTGGACGCCATCAGCGCCAGCCAAGGCGTTAAGGCGCTGGTACTGGCCTCCGGCAAAGACACTTTTATTGTCGGCGCCGATATCACCGAATTTCTCGAAACCTTCAAGCTACCCGAGCCCGAATTGCTGGCTTGGGTCCAAAAAGCCAATGCCATTTTCAGCAAGCTTGAAGATCTGCCCTTCCCCACCGTGTCGGCCGTTAACGGCTTTGCCCTGGGCGGCGGCTGCGAGTGCATTCTGGCCACCGATATCCGCGTGGCCGACGCCACCGCCAAAATCGGCCTGCCGGAAGTAAAACTGGGCCTTATCCCCGGCTTTGGCGGCACCGTGCGCCTGCCTCGGGTGATTGGCGCCGATAACGCCATGGAGCTCATTACCACCGGCAAGGACAACCGTGCCGATGCCGCCCTCAAAGTGGGCCTGGTGGACGCCGTGGTGGCCCCGGAGAAACTCTTTGAGGCCGCTTTGACCATGGCCAGCAGCGCCATCGCCGGCAAGCTGGATTGGCAAGCGCGCCGCGCCGACAAGCAATCAGCCCTCAAGCTCGACAAACTGGAAGCGGGCATGAGCTTTGCCACCGCGACCGCCATGGTGGCGGCCCAGGCCGGCAAGCACTACCCGGCGCCCATGACCGCCGTTAAAGGCATCGAAGCCGCTGCCCGCATGGGCCGCGACGAGGCCCTGGCCATCGAGCACCAAGGCTTTATCAAGCTGGCCAAGACCGATGTGGCCACCGCCCTTATCGGTATCTTCCTGAACGACCAGCTGATCAAAGGCAAGGCCAAGAAGGCCGGTAAGGCCGCTCACGCCATCGACAAAGCTGCGGTGCTGGGCGCCGGTATCATGGGTGGCGGTATCGCTTACCAGTCCGCCTCCACCGGCACCCCCATCATCATGAAGGACATCAACGACAAAGCCCTGCACCTGGGGCTGTCCGAGGCGTCCAAGCTTTTGAACAAGCAACTTGAGCGCGGCAAAATTAACGGCGCCAAGATGGCTGGCGTGCTGAACAACATCGTGCCGAGCCTGAGCTACGACAGCGTCAAAGACGTGAACATCGTCGTTGAAGCGGTAGTGGAAAATCCCAAGGTTAAAGCCAGCGTACTGGCCGAAGTGGAAGGCGTGGTGGGCGAAGACGCCATCATTACCTCCAACACCTCCACCATTTCCATCAACCAGCTGGCCCAAAGCCTGAAGAAGCCCGAGCGCTTCTGCGGCATGCACTTTTTCAACCCGGTGCACCGCATGCCGTTGGTGGAAGTTATCCGCGGCGAGCATACCTCCGACGAAACCGTGGCTACCGTGGTGGCCTACGCCGCCAAGATGGGTAAATCCCCCATCGTGGTTAACGACTGCCCCGGCTTCTTCGTCAACCGTGTGCTGTTCCCCTACTTCCAAGGCTTTAGCCTGCTGGTGCGTGACGGCGCCGACTTCCAGGCCGTGGACAAGGTCATGGAGAAGCAATTCGGTTGGCCCATGGGCCCGGCCTATTTGCTGGACGTAGTGGGTATCGACACCGGCCACCATGCCCAGGCGGTGATGGCCGAAGGCTTCCCCACCCGCATGAGCAAGACCGACAAAGACGCCATCGACGTGATGTTCGAGAACCAGCGCTTCGGCCAGAAAAACGGTAAGGGCTTCTACGTCTACACCGAGGACAAGCGCGGCAAGCCCAAGAAAGAAGCCACCGCCGAGAGCTACGAGCTGCTCAAAGCCGTGGTCAAGGCCCAAGGCGAATTCAGCCCGGACGAAATCATCAACCGCACCATGCTGCCGATGATCATCGAGACCGTGCGCTGCCTGGAAGAAGGCATCATTAATAGCCCGGCTGAAGCCGACATGGGCCTGGTCTATGGCCTGGGCTTCCCTCCCTTCCGTGGTGGGGTATTCCGCTATATCGATACCGTCGGCCTCGACAAGATTGTCGCCATCGCCGACCAGTACGCTCACCTGGGTGAGCTCTATCAGGTCACCGACACCATGCGTGAAATGGCGGCCAGCGGCAAAACCTACTACGGCCAATAA
- the fadA gene encoding acetyl-CoA C-acyltransferase FadA, whose product MKEAVIVDCIRTPMGRSKAGVFRNVRAEDLSAHLMKGLLARNSALNPADIEDVIWGCVQQTLEQGFNIARNASLLAGLPKSVAGTTINRLCGSSMDALHHAARAIMVGQGDVFIIGGVEHMGHVPMNHGVDFHPGLAKNVAKAAGMMGMTAEMLGRLHGITREQQDAFGARSHQRAWAATQEGRFKNEILPILGHNADGILELIDFDEVIRPETTVESLAALRPVFDPVNGTVTAGTSSALSDGASAMLVMSADKAKELGLKPRAKIRSMAVAGCDPSIMGYGPVPATQKALKRAGLTVGDIDLFELNEAFAAQSLPCVKDLGLADQVDDKVNLNGGAIALGHPLGCSGARISTTLINLMEAKDATLGVATMCIGLGQGIATVFERV is encoded by the coding sequence ATTAAAGAAGCTGTCATCGTCGACTGTATCCGCACCCCCATGGGCCGCTCCAAAGCCGGTGTGTTCCGCAACGTTCGCGCCGAAGACCTGTCAGCCCACCTGATGAAGGGCCTGTTGGCGCGCAACAGCGCCCTGAACCCGGCCGACATCGAAGACGTGATCTGGGGCTGCGTGCAGCAGACCCTGGAGCAGGGCTTTAACATCGCCCGTAACGCCTCCTTGTTGGCTGGCCTGCCCAAGAGCGTGGCCGGTACCACCATCAACCGCCTGTGCGGCTCCTCCATGGACGCCCTGCACCACGCGGCCCGCGCCATCATGGTCGGCCAGGGTGACGTGTTCATCATCGGCGGCGTTGAGCACATGGGCCACGTACCCATGAACCACGGCGTGGACTTCCATCCCGGCCTGGCTAAAAACGTGGCCAAGGCCGCCGGCATGATGGGCATGACCGCCGAGATGCTGGGCCGCCTGCACGGCATTACCCGCGAGCAGCAAGACGCCTTCGGCGCCCGTTCCCACCAGCGTGCCTGGGCCGCCACCCAGGAAGGGCGCTTTAAGAACGAAATTCTGCCGATACTGGGCCACAATGCCGACGGTATCTTGGAGCTGATTGATTTTGACGAGGTTATTCGCCCCGAGACCACCGTTGAATCCCTGGCCGCGCTGCGCCCGGTATTCGACCCGGTCAACGGCACCGTGACCGCCGGTACCTCCTCTGCCCTGTCTGACGGTGCCAGCGCCATGCTGGTGATGTCTGCCGACAAGGCCAAAGAACTGGGCCTCAAGCCCCGCGCCAAAATCCGCTCCATGGCCGTGGCCGGTTGCGACCCGTCCATCATGGGTTACGGCCCAGTGCCCGCCACCCAGAAGGCCCTCAAGCGCGCAGGCCTGACCGTAGGCGACATCGACCTGTTCGAGCTGAACGAAGCCTTTGCCGCGCAGTCTCTGCCTTGCGTGAAAGACTTGGGCCTGGCTGACCAGGTAGACGACAAGGTCAACCTCAACGGCGGTGCCATCGCCCTTGGCCACCCTCTGGGTTGCTCCGGTGCCCGTATCTCCACCACCCTTATCAACCTCATGGAAGCCAAAGACGCCACTCTTGGTGTGGCCACCATGTGTATTGGTCTGGGCCAGGGCATCGCCACCGTCTTCGAACGGGTGTAA
- the tusA gene encoding sulfurtransferase TusA: MSHFAKPDHELDVLGLRCPEPVMMVRGKIRKLSDGETLLVLADDPATTRDIPSFCRFMDHTLVASEITEAPYRYLIRKGLPQE; encoded by the coding sequence ATGAGCCATTTTGCCAAACCTGACCACGAACTGGATGTACTGGGCCTGCGCTGCCCCGAACCGGTGATGATGGTACGGGGTAAGATCCGCAAATTGTCTGACGGCGAGACTTTGCTGGTGCTGGCCGATGACCCTGCCACCACCCGCGACATTCCCTCTTTTTGCCGCTTTATGGACCACACCCTAGTGGCCAGCGAAATCACCGAGGCGCCTTACCGATACCTTATCCGTAAAGGCCTGCCACAAGAGTAA
- the glyQ gene encoding glycine--tRNA ligase subunit alpha encodes MQNYDLKTFQGLILALQDYWARQGCAVIQPLDMEVGAGTFHPMTFLRAVGPEPISSAYVQPSRRPTDGRYGENPNRLQHYYQFQVMLKPSPDNIQELYLGSLEALGIDTLVHDIRFVEDNWESPTLGAWGLGWEVWLNGMEVTQFTYFQQVGGLECSPVTGEITYGLERLAMYIQGVDSVYDLVWTDGPLGKITYGDVFHQNEVEQSTYNFEHANVDFLFQVFDECERQCQALLALEKPLPLPAYEQVMKASHAFNLLDARHAISVTERQRYILRVRALSKACAEAFYAAREALGFPMCKEAK; translated from the coding sequence ATGCAAAATTACGATCTCAAGACCTTTCAAGGGCTGATCCTCGCCTTGCAGGATTACTGGGCCCGCCAAGGCTGCGCCGTTATCCAGCCTTTAGACATGGAAGTGGGTGCCGGTACTTTCCACCCCATGACCTTCCTGCGCGCCGTTGGCCCGGAGCCTATCTCCAGCGCCTATGTGCAACCGTCCCGCCGTCCTACCGACGGCCGCTACGGTGAAAACCCCAACCGTCTGCAGCACTATTACCAGTTCCAGGTGATGCTCAAGCCGTCCCCGGACAACATCCAAGAGCTGTACCTAGGTTCTCTGGAAGCGCTGGGTATCGACACCCTGGTTCACGATATTCGCTTCGTGGAAGACAACTGGGAGTCCCCCACCCTGGGTGCCTGGGGTCTGGGCTGGGAAGTGTGGCTTAACGGCATGGAAGTGACCCAGTTCACCTACTTCCAGCAGGTGGGCGGTCTGGAATGTAGCCCGGTGACCGGCGAGATAACCTATGGCCTTGAGCGTCTGGCCATGTATATCCAAGGCGTAGATTCGGTCTACGACCTGGTGTGGACCGACGGCCCCCTGGGCAAGATCACCTACGGTGACGTCTTCCACCAAAACGAAGTGGAACAATCCACCTACAACTTCGAACACGCCAATGTCGACTTCCTGTTCCAGGTCTTTGACGAGTGCGAGCGCCAGTGCCAAGCCCTGCTGGCCCTGGAAAAGCCCTTGCCGCTGCCGGCCTATGAGCAGGTCATGAAAGCTTCCCATGCCTTCAACCTGCTGGACGCCCGCCACGCCATTTCGGTCACCGAGCGTCAGCGTTACATCCTGCGGGTCCGCGCCCTGTCCAAGGCCTGCGCCGAAGCCTTTTATGCCGCCCGTGAGGCGCTCGGCTTCCCCATGTGCAAGGAGGCAAAATAA
- the glyS gene encoding glycine--tRNA ligase subunit beta — protein MMAQNLLVEIGTEELPPKALRTLAEAFAANLGAELTEAELAFDAIQWHAAPRRLALTVKALAAQQPDKEVEKRGPAVQAAFDAEGNATKAALGWAAGCGIDIKDAGRMITDKGEWLLHKAEIKGQPVQALVPAMVESALKKLPIPKPMRWGAKRTQFIRPVHTITALYGDQLINGAVLDITIGRTVRGHRFMGESQFELAHADHYLGDLESKGKVLADFESRKAKIKAAAEAKAQELGGKADLEDSLLEEVASLVEWPVVLVASFEEKFLTVPPEALVYTMKGDQKYFPVYGNDGKLLNKFIFVTNIESKDPQQIIAGNEKVVRPRLADAEFFFKTDRKHKLADRLDSLATVLFQKDLGTLRDKVERISALAGFIAAELGANVSEAQRAGLLSKCDLMTQMVMEFTDTQGTMGMHYARLDGEPEAVAQALEDQYLPRFAGDALPSASVSCAVALADKLDTLVGIFGIGQAPKGDKDPFALRRAALGALRIIKENGLKLDLTDLIREAKALLGCKISNAKVEEDVLEFLLGRFKAWYQDEGFGGDVINAVLARRPTKPVDFDQRVKAVSAFRALDAAEALAAANKRVGNILSKVDGELPTEVVKERLVEAAEVALFAEVSRLEAELAPLFANGDYTPALTALAALREPVDAFFDGVMVMAEDAALKQNRLALLGRLRGLFLQVADISVLQ, from the coding sequence ATAATGGCCCAGAACCTACTGGTAGAAATCGGTACCGAAGAGCTGCCACCCAAGGCCCTGCGTACCCTGGCCGAAGCCTTTGCCGCCAACCTGGGCGCCGAGCTGACCGAAGCCGAGCTGGCCTTTGATGCTATTCAATGGCACGCCGCCCCTCGCCGCCTGGCCCTGACCGTCAAGGCCCTGGCTGCCCAGCAGCCCGACAAGGAAGTGGAAAAGCGCGGCCCCGCCGTGCAGGCCGCCTTTGACGCCGAAGGTAATGCCACCAAGGCCGCCCTGGGCTGGGCCGCCGGCTGTGGCATCGACATCAAAGATGCCGGCCGCATGATCACCGACAAGGGCGAGTGGCTGCTGCACAAGGCCGAGATCAAAGGCCAGCCGGTGCAAGCCCTGGTACCGGCCATGGTGGAAAGCGCCCTCAAAAAGCTGCCCATTCCCAAGCCTATGCGTTGGGGCGCCAAGCGCACCCAGTTTATCCGCCCGGTACACACCATCACCGCCCTGTACGGCGACCAGCTGATTAACGGCGCCGTGCTGGACATCACTATTGGCCGCACCGTCCGTGGCCACCGCTTTATGGGCGAAAGCCAATTCGAGCTGGCCCATGCCGACCATTACCTTGGCGACCTTGAAAGCAAGGGCAAGGTGCTGGCCGATTTTGAAAGCCGCAAGGCCAAGATCAAGGCCGCCGCCGAAGCCAAGGCCCAGGAACTGGGCGGCAAGGCGGATCTGGAAGACAGCCTGCTGGAAGAAGTGGCCTCCCTGGTGGAATGGCCGGTGGTGCTGGTGGCGAGCTTTGAAGAGAAATTCCTGACCGTGCCCCCGGAGGCCCTGGTCTACACCATGAAGGGTGACCAGAAATACTTCCCTGTCTATGGCAACGACGGCAAGCTGCTCAACAAGTTCATCTTTGTGACCAACATCGAGTCCAAGGACCCGCAGCAGATCATCGCCGGTAACGAGAAGGTGGTGCGCCCTCGTCTGGCCGACGCCGAGTTCTTCTTCAAGACCGACCGTAAGCACAAGCTTGCCGACCGCCTGGACAGCCTGGCGACAGTGCTGTTCCAAAAGGATCTCGGCACCCTTCGCGACAAGGTTGAGCGCATCAGCGCCCTGGCCGGCTTTATTGCCGCCGAACTGGGTGCCAATGTGAGCGAAGCCCAGCGCGCCGGCCTGCTGTCCAAGTGCGACCTGATGACCCAGATGGTCATGGAGTTCACCGACACCCAGGGCACCATGGGCATGCACTATGCGCGCCTGGACGGTGAGCCCGAAGCGGTAGCCCAGGCCCTGGAAGACCAGTACCTGCCCCGCTTTGCCGGTGACGCCCTGCCCTCTGCCTCTGTGTCCTGCGCCGTGGCCCTGGCTGACAAGCTGGACACCCTGGTGGGCATTTTCGGCATTGGCCAAGCCCCCAAAGGTGACAAGGACCCCTTCGCCCTGCGCCGCGCCGCCTTGGGTGCCCTTCGCATCATCAAGGAAAACGGCCTCAAGCTGGATCTCACCGATCTTATCCGCGAAGCCAAGGCCCTGCTGGGCTGCAAAATCAGCAACGCCAAGGTGGAAGAGGATGTGCTGGAATTCCTGCTGGGCCGCTTCAAGGCCTGGTACCAGGACGAAGGCTTTGGCGGCGACGTGATCAACGCCGTACTGGCCCGCCGCCCCACCAAGCCGGTGGACTTTGACCAGCGCGTGAAAGCGGTATCCGCCTTCCGCGCCCTGGACGCCGCCGAGGCCCTGGCCGCCGCCAACAAGCGGGTGGGTAATATCCTGTCCAAAGTGGACGGCGAGCTGCCTACAGAGGTTGTCAAAGAGCGCCTGGTAGAAGCCGCCGAAGTGGCCCTGTTCGCCGAGGTAAGCCGCCTGGAAGCAGAATTGGCGCCGCTCTTTGCCAATGGGGACTACACCCCTGCCCTGACCGCCCTCGCCGCCCTGCGCGAGCCGGTGGACGCCTTCTTCGACGGCGTGATGGTGATGGCCGAGGATGCCGCCCTGAAGCAGAACCGCCTGGCGCTGCTGGGTCGCCTGCGCGGCCTGTTCCTGCAGGTGGCGGACATCTCAGTGCTGCAATAA
- a CDS encoding NAD(P)H-dependent oxidoreductase, with the protein MKVLVIYAHPEASSLNGALRDHALQHLRKAGHEVQLSDLYAMNWKATLDAADFPERDPSQPFHPSLDSKLAYANGSQSADIAAEQAKLEWADAVIFQFPLWWFSVPAVMKGWFDRVYAYGFAYGVGEHSDHHWGDRYGEGKFAGKRAMLLVTTGGWASHYSARGINGPIDDILFPIQHGLLFYPGFSVLEPMVVYRTSKVDEARFGELCSELEGRLDTLQSAPVIPYRRQNHGDYAIPALELKDHIKGGEGGFAIHLAD; encoded by the coding sequence ATGAAAGTCTTAGTGATTTATGCCCACCCTGAAGCGTCGTCCCTGAACGGGGCGCTGCGTGACCATGCATTGCAGCACCTGCGTAAGGCAGGGCATGAGGTGCAGCTTTCCGATCTCTATGCCATGAACTGGAAGGCGACGCTGGACGCCGCCGATTTCCCGGAGCGGGACCCGAGCCAGCCTTTCCACCCCTCCCTGGACTCCAAGTTGGCTTACGCCAATGGCAGTCAAAGTGCCGATATCGCGGCCGAACAGGCCAAGCTGGAATGGGCCGATGCGGTGATCTTCCAGTTTCCGCTGTGGTGGTTCTCGGTGCCGGCTGTTATGAAGGGGTGGTTCGACAGGGTCTATGCCTACGGCTTTGCCTATGGGGTTGGCGAGCATTCCGACCACCATTGGGGCGACCGTTATGGTGAAGGCAAGTTTGCCGGCAAAAGGGCCATGCTGCTGGTCACCACGGGCGGTTGGGCCAGCCACTACAGCGCTCGAGGCATCAATGGGCCTATCGACGATATTCTGTTCCCCATCCAGCATGGTTTGCTGTTCTACCCGGGGTTTTCGGTGTTGGAACCTATGGTTGTCTATCGCACCAGCAAGGTTGATGAGGCGCGCTTCGGTGAGCTGTGCAGTGAGTTGGAGGGACGTCTCGATACCTTGCAAAGCGCTCCGGTCATTCCCTACCGGCGCCAAAACCACGGCGACTATGCCATTCCGGCTCTGGAGCTCAAAGACCATATCAAAGGCGGTGAAGGCGGCTTTGCTATCCACCTGGCCGACTAG